A region from the Rhodamnia argentea isolate NSW1041297 chromosome 7, ASM2092103v1, whole genome shotgun sequence genome encodes:
- the LOC115745834 gene encoding 40S ribosomal protein S4-like → MARGLKKHLKRLNAPKHWMLDKLGGAFAPKPSSGPHKSRECLPLILILRNRLKYALTYREVIAILMQRLVLVDNKVRTDKTYPAGFMDVVSIPKTTENFRLLYDTKGRFRLHSIRDDEAKFKLCKVRSVQFGQKGIPYLNTYDGRTIRYPDPLIKANDTIKLDLEANKITEFIKFDVGNVVMVTGGRNRGRVGVIKNREKHKGTFETIHIQDAQGHEFATRLGNVFIIGKGTKPWVSLPKGKGIKLSIIEEARKRLAAQASATA, encoded by the exons GCACGTGGATTGAAGAAGCATTTAAAGAGGCTCAATGCTCCCAAGCATTGGATGCTTGACAAGCTAGGTGGTGCATTT GCGCCTAAGCCATCATCTGGACCTCACAAATCCAGGGAATGTTTGCCTTTGATCCTCATTCTGCGTAACAGGCTGAAATATGCTCTTACGTATCGTGAGGTCATTGCCATCCTTATGCAGCGCCTTGTTCTCGTTGACAACAAAGTCAGGACAGATAAGACTTACCCTGCTGGTTTCATGG ATGTGGTCTCAATTCCCAAGACAACTGAGAATTTCCGTCTCCTCTATGACACTAAGGGCCGATTCCGACTTCACAGCATTAGGGATGATGAGGCAAAG TTCAAGCTTTGCAAAGTTCGTTCAGTCCAGTTTGGGCAGAAAGGCATCCCATACCTCAACACCTATGATGGCCGTACTATCCGCTACCCAGACCCTCTGATCAAGGCTAACGACACAATCAAACTGGACCTTGAGGCCAACAAGATCACTGAGTTCATCAAATTCGATGTCGGGAATGTTGTCATGGTTACTGGGGGAAGGAACAGGGGACGTGTTGGAGTTATCAAGAACCGTGAAAAGCATAAGGGAACTTTTGAGACTATTCACATCCAAGATGCGCAAGGCCACGAGTTTGCTACTCGCTTGGGCAATGTTTTCATCATCGGAAAGGGGACGAAGCCTTGGGTCTCCCTTCCTAAGGGCAAGGGTATCAAGCTGTCCATCATCGAGGAGGCAAGGAAAAGGCTTGCAGCTCAAGCATCCGCGACTGCGTGA